One genomic segment of Erysipelotrichaceae bacterium 66202529 includes these proteins:
- the araD gene encoding L-ribulose-5-phosphate 4-epimerase AraD: MLEELKQRVLEANVLLPKHGLITFTWGNVSGIDREQGIVAIKPSGVEYEHMTYADIVLCDLDGNVVEGKLKPSSDLMTHLEFYKNFPNIGGAVHTHSRWATAFAQAGRAIPALGTTQADYFYGDIPCTRLMSEAEIHGEYELETGRVIVETFTKENLNPDNMPGVLVHSHGPFAWGKDPFEAVHNAVVMEECAAMAFVSVMLQNNTVQPMQQVLLDKHFKRKHGPNAYYGQ, from the coding sequence ATGCTGGAAGAATTGAAGCAGCGTGTTCTGGAGGCTAATGTTTTGTTACCAAAGCATGGACTCATCACCTTTACCTGGGGAAATGTATCCGGAATCGACCGGGAACAGGGCATCGTGGCTATTAAACCGAGCGGTGTGGAGTATGAGCATATGACATATGCAGATATTGTGCTGTGTGATCTGGATGGAAACGTGGTGGAAGGAAAGCTGAAGCCAAGCAGTGATCTGATGACACATCTTGAATTTTATAAGAATTTCCCCAATATTGGCGGGGCAGTGCATACACACTCCCGCTGGGCAACTGCCTTTGCGCAGGCGGGACGGGCAATTCCTGCCTTAGGGACAACGCAGGCAGATTACTTCTATGGGGATATTCCATGCACCAGGTTGATGAGCGAAGCGGAAATCCATGGGGAATATGAGCTGGAAACTGGACGTGTTATCGTAGAAACCTTCACAAAGGAAAATTTGAATCCAGACAATATGCCGGGCGTGCTTGTGCACAGTCATGGGCCTTTCGCATGGGGAAAAGACCCCTTTGAAGCAGTGCATAACGCTGTGGTGATGGAAGAATGTGCAGCGATGGCATTTGTGAGTGTCATGCTGCAAAATAACACGGTACAACCGATGCAGCAGGTTTTACTCGATAAGCATTTCAAGCGAAAGCACGGGCCGAATGCCTATTACGGGCAATAG
- a CDS encoding iron-containing alcohol dehydrogenase — protein sequence MKIDVEQFRKPCACGRTHEIVVDDMIIEKGAIQRLPSIMKNYYSEYKRIAMLCDDHTYAAAGKLVEELLPGIITIQLNSEHLHADEHGVEAAQKQLDRYEGIDFLIAAGSGTIHDITRYHAYEKKLPFLSIPTAASVDGYVSTVAAMTWHGFKKSFTAVSPRFVLADSEIFSKAPLRLTASGVGDLLGKFTALCDWKIAHAVTGEYICDTVVDMEYKVLKDLCDNLEGIQSGDLAAYENLMYGLLLSGIAMQMIGNSRPASGAEHHMSHLWEMSAINKPIDFYHGEKVGVGLCLATAVYKKAEQRLRADGYQVKDHMELETEFIKTHIISPVLQEEILKENTPNLLEDIQGAKLKEKEADILAILAELPDAETITGWMKKVHGLTTMQELTLDEALKATTQRLSPYVRQRLTFMRLLKFYDFYDEITEG from the coding sequence ATGAAAATAGATGTAGAGCAATTCCGTAAGCCGTGTGCCTGCGGAAGAACACATGAAATTGTTGTAGATGACATGATTATTGAGAAGGGCGCCATTCAGCGCCTTCCTTCCATCATGAAGAATTATTATAGTGAATACAAGAGAATCGCTATGCTGTGTGACGATCATACGTATGCGGCTGCCGGAAAGCTTGTGGAGGAGTTGCTTCCGGGTATCATAACCATACAGCTGAATTCTGAACATCTGCATGCGGATGAGCATGGAGTGGAGGCTGCACAGAAGCAGCTGGACCGCTATGAGGGGATTGACTTCCTTATTGCGGCAGGCTCCGGAACGATTCATGATATTACCCGGTATCATGCCTATGAGAAAAAGCTTCCGTTTCTGAGTATTCCAACTGCCGCAAGTGTAGACGGCTACGTTTCCACTGTTGCCGCGATGACATGGCACGGCTTCAAGAAAAGCTTTACGGCGGTATCACCCCGCTTTGTGCTGGCAGACAGTGAAATCTTTTCAAAAGCGCCGCTTCGTTTAACGGCAAGCGGTGTCGGTGATTTGCTGGGAAAATTTACAGCGCTGTGTGACTGGAAAATCGCACATGCAGTTACCGGGGAATATATCTGCGATACCGTTGTAGATATGGAATACAAGGTGCTAAAGGATTTGTGTGATAATCTGGAAGGTATCCAAAGCGGAGATTTAGCCGCTTATGAAAATTTGATGTATGGATTGCTGCTGAGCGGCATTGCAATGCAGATGATTGGAAACTCCCGCCCGGCATCCGGTGCGGAGCATCATATGTCGCATTTGTGGGAGATGTCCGCAATCAATAAGCCGATTGATTTCTATCACGGAGAAAAGGTCGGTGTCGGACTGTGCCTGGCTACAGCTGTGTATAAAAAAGCAGAACAGAGGCTTCGTGCAGACGGCTATCAGGTCAAAGACCATATGGAGCTGGAAACGGAGTTTATCAAAACGCATATCATCAGTCCTGTTTTACAGGAGGAGATTCTAAAGGAAAACACACCGAATCTGCTGGAGGATATACAGGGAGCTAAGCTGAAGGAAAAGGAAGCGGATATTCTGGCAATTCTGGCAGAGCTGCCGGATGCGGAAACGATAACTGGATGGATGAAAAAGGTACATGGTTTGACAACCATGCAGGAGCTGACACTGGATGAAGCATTGAAAGCGACAACACAGCGTCTGAGTCCATATGTCCGCCAGCGTCTGACCTTCATGCGGCTGTTAAAATTCTACGATTTCTATGATGAAATCACAGAAGGGTAG
- a CDS encoding PTS fructose transporter subunit IIB: MKSVNILSICGSGTVTSSMVAAKLKDRLSEHGYQVSATEAKPTEALNLAQSKRFDIIAHTSPLPRGDYGIPCVNAFACITGMGEDKFFEDFLKALQSIGK, translated from the coding sequence ATGAAATCAGTAAACATTCTATCAATCTGTGGTTCAGGAACTGTCACCAGCAGCATGGTGGCCGCAAAGCTGAAGGATCGCCTGTCAGAACATGGCTATCAGGTAAGTGCTACCGAGGCAAAGCCAACCGAGGCTTTAAATCTGGCACAGTCAAAACGCTTTGATATTATCGCACACACCTCCCCGCTTCCTAGGGGAGATTACGGGATTCCCTGCGTCAATGCCTTTGCCTGCATTACAGGGATGGGAGAAGACAAATTCTTTGAGGACTTCCTAAAGGCACTGCAGTCAATAGGGAAATAA
- a CDS encoding PTS galactitol transporter subunit IIC, protein MVILEFLKSMIDNFGAAIIVPIIIGIIALFFRVKPQKAFLSALYAGVSLEGISLMVGAFTPIITPLVKNMADAMVNITGVNLNVFDVGWQATSLVAFSTSAGMIYLGLGIVLQTVLFLIKWTKCFQPSDLWNNYSYMVWGAMVIFATDNFALGIACMVLLNLYSLLISDMLAKRWSTYYQYPNCTIIAMHNIEPGIFAIVFDPILNAIGFNKLKLNPQTIQQKIGFMGEPMTIGFILGGIIGILGNLSNLGTMAGWGSVLTAAVATAAVMAIFPKITGFFAQAFAPITEGARKFMGNTGDREWYIAVNDAVGYGEPATLTCGLLLMPVMVLIAFFLPGNQTLPVVDLVAIPYMVEGLVAVFNGNMAKVIVTGAIWFSIGLLMCTYTAPLFTEVAKGAGYAIPAGAAMITSFNILGKPLMGLIFLAFLSGSPLWIGVAVVAYVVCYAGYRMKQKSVEDYLETQALKNAEAEA, encoded by the coding sequence ATGGTTATATTAGAATTTCTGAAATCGATGATCGACAACTTTGGGGCTGCGATTATCGTCCCGATCATCATCGGCATCATCGCCTTATTCTTCCGTGTTAAACCGCAGAAGGCCTTCCTTTCCGCTTTATATGCCGGAGTATCTCTGGAGGGAATTTCCCTGATGGTTGGTGCATTTACACCGATCATCACACCGCTGGTAAAGAATATGGCAGATGCCATGGTCAATATCACAGGTGTAAACCTGAATGTATTCGATGTCGGCTGGCAGGCAACCAGTCTGGTCGCATTCTCGACAAGTGCCGGTATGATCTATCTTGGGCTTGGTATCGTATTACAGACGGTGCTGTTTCTGATCAAATGGACAAAATGCTTCCAGCCGTCTGATTTATGGAACAACTATTCCTACATGGTATGGGGAGCCATGGTAATCTTTGCGACAGACAACTTTGCGCTGGGAATCGCATGTATGGTGCTGCTGAACCTGTATTCCCTGCTGATTTCCGATATGCTGGCTAAGCGCTGGTCTACGTATTATCAGTATCCAAACTGTACCATCATCGCGATGCATAACATTGAGCCTGGAATCTTTGCTATTGTTTTCGATCCGATTTTGAATGCCATTGGGTTTAATAAGCTGAAGCTGAATCCGCAGACGATCCAGCAGAAAATCGGATTCATGGGGGAACCGATGACCATCGGCTTTATATTGGGCGGTATTATCGGTATTCTGGGGAATCTATCTAATCTTGGTACTATGGCAGGCTGGGGCTCTGTGCTGACTGCCGCTGTCGCTACAGCTGCGGTTATGGCCATCTTCCCGAAAATTACCGGCTTCTTTGCACAGGCATTTGCACCAATTACCGAGGGTGCCCGTAAATTCATGGGGAATACCGGAGATCGTGAATGGTATATCGCTGTCAATGATGCTGTCGGATATGGCGAGCCTGCAACGCTGACCTGTGGTCTGCTGCTGATGCCGGTCATGGTACTGATTGCCTTCTTCCTGCCTGGTAACCAGACACTGCCGGTTGTCGATCTGGTCGCAATTCCTTATATGGTAGAGGGTCTTGTAGCCGTATTCAATGGAAATATGGCAAAGGTTATCGTAACCGGAGCTATCTGGTTCAGTATCGGTTTACTGATGTGTACGTATACAGCACCATTGTTTACCGAGGTTGCCAAGGGCGCAGGCTATGCAATTCCGGCAGGGGCAGCGATGATTACCAGCTTTAATATTCTTGGAAAACCGCTGATGGGGCTGATATTCCTCGCGTTCCTGAGCGGAAGTCCGTTATGGATCGGTGTTGCCGTCGTAGCATATGTGGTCTGCTATGCCGGATATCGCATGAAACAGAAATCCGTAGAGGATTATCTGGAAACACAGGCATTGAAAAACGCAGAAGCGGAGGCGTAG
- a CDS encoding HAD-IIA family hydrolase — translation MIRDKEQIQEAMKPIRAFILDMDGTIYLGNELFPYTRRFLDSVKQSERAYYFFTNNSSKDVMTYIDKLHTMGIDIDKQQMMISTHVILRWLKEHHDGKSVYVVGTPALLAEFKLHGWTMDEEHPDIVILGFDTTLTYDKLSKACHFIREGAAYYGINPDLNCPMENDTFIPDCGSMAKLIEASTGRYPEFFGKPSPKTLEYIIQETGFAAEQIAIIGDRLYTDIAVADHSAVTSILVMSGETKEADIDKSEVKPDIVIENIGALAELL, via the coding sequence ATGATACGAGATAAGGAACAAATTCAGGAAGCGATGAAGCCTATACGGGCATTTATTCTGGATATGGATGGAACGATTTATTTAGGGAATGAATTGTTCCCCTATACCCGCCGCTTTCTGGATTCGGTAAAGCAAAGCGAAAGAGCGTATTATTTCTTTACAAACAACTCCTCAAAGGATGTCATGACGTATATTGATAAGCTGCATACCATGGGAATCGATATCGATAAACAGCAGATGATGATCTCCACACATGTCATTCTGCGCTGGCTAAAGGAGCATCATGATGGAAAAAGCGTGTATGTGGTAGGGACACCTGCACTGCTTGCGGAGTTCAAACTGCATGGCTGGACGATGGATGAAGAGCATCCGGATATCGTCATTCTCGGCTTCGATACAACACTGACCTATGACAAGCTGTCAAAGGCGTGTCATTTCATACGGGAGGGAGCAGCCTATTATGGAATCAATCCGGATTTGAATTGTCCGATGGAAAATGATACCTTTATACCAGACTGCGGAAGCATGGCAAAGCTCATCGAAGCAAGCACCGGGCGTTATCCGGAGTTCTTCGGAAAGCCAAGTCCGAAAACTCTGGAGTACATCATACAGGAAACCGGTTTTGCGGCAGAACAGATCGCTATTATCGGGGATCGTTTGTATACGGATATCGCTGTGGCAGATCACAGTGCAGTTACAAGTATTCTGGTGATGAGCGGAGAAACAAAGGAAGCGGATATTGACAAGAGCGAAGTGAAGCCAGATATCGTGATAGAAAATATTGGTGCTCTGGCGGAATTGTTATAG
- a CDS encoding PTS sugar transporter subunit IIA, giving the protein MIWEDLDKNLIHLQADAQHANDIFDQLGGCFVKEGYSRSDYVKALKQREAQFPTGLDINGFGVAIPHTDAGYVLHETEGIMTLKQPVTFIQMGSDDTQVAVKVVFMLAIADPKNHIKKLQQILRIIQDSAVLEKIYQASSADEVIDIVKQKEIEIGGENL; this is encoded by the coding sequence ATGATTTGGGAAGACTTAGATAAAAATTTGATTCACCTACAGGCAGATGCACAGCATGCCAATGATATTTTTGATCAGCTGGGTGGCTGCTTTGTAAAGGAGGGCTACAGCAGAAGCGATTATGTGAAGGCCCTGAAACAAAGAGAAGCACAGTTTCCAACCGGATTGGATATCAATGGATTCGGTGTCGCAATACCGCATACGGATGCCGGCTATGTACTGCATGAAACCGAAGGAATCATGACATTAAAACAGCCGGTAACGTTCATTCAAATGGGCAGTGATGATACACAGGTGGCGGTGAAGGTTGTCTTCATGCTGGCGATTGCGGATCCCAAAAACCACATAAAGAAGCTGCAGCAGATTCTGCGTATCATACAGGACAGCGCCGTACTGGAGAAGATTTACCAGGCTTCCAGTGCTGACGAGGTCATAGATATAGTAAAACAGAAGGAAATAGAAATAGGAGGAGAAAACTTATGA